In the Pochonia chlamydosporia 170 chromosome Unknown PCv3seq00047, whole genome shotgun sequence genome, GTGCTCCTTCAAGATAGTTAATCTGTACTGCGTCTTCCCAACTGCCCCCTCCACTATCCGCTAATTCTTTCTCGAATTTCGGGAAAAAGGTTGCAAAGCTTTCTTCTGGACGCTGTCGTAAGGCTCGTAATCGGTCAAGTGCTCGTCTCTTAGCATTAGGGTCGCCATAACGGCGGTTAAGGTAGTCTAGAAAGCAGTCTGGCGATTGGGAGCCGTCTGGGCCACCTTGCTCGAAGTAAGCTGCAGACATGTTCTGAGCAGTACCTTCTAGTCGGGCATAGATATATGAGAATACTTCTTGCTCATTGCGAAAGGTTAAGCGATCCGCTATTAGTTTAGCGCGCATTTCTAGGTACCAAGGACGGAAGTTCTTCCTGGTGCCGTCAAACTTTGGTGGGTTAGGTAGAGATGGTTTCTGTCGGGCTATTATGCTGTCTTGGGCTTGTTCGTAAGAAATAATGTTCGGCGGCGATGTGATATTAAGCACAGGTGGTATAGAGTTTGCCCTTTGAGGCGCCGGGTTGGCGATATCCTCAAGGGGAGTCGCTATAGCGGACTGTAGCGCGCGTATTTGAGCTCTCATCTCTTCACGATCGTTATTCCTTTCGGCGCGGTCAGACTGTCGTTCGGTTTGTAAAGTCTCAATGGTTCGTTGGAAAGCC is a window encoding:
- a CDS encoding retrotransposon gag protein domain-containing protein; translation: METNSQEGGSPSRTSQLLMQMITQLSEQAAATQQAFQRTIETLQTERQSDRAERNNDREEMRAQIRALQSAIATPLEDIANPAPQRANSIPPVLNITSPPNIISYEQAQDSIIARQKPSLPNPPKFDGTRKNFRPWYLEMRAKLIADRLTFRNEQEVFSYIYARLEGTAQNMSAAYFEQGGPDGSQSPDCFLDYLNRRYGDPNAKRRALDRLRALRQRPEESFATFFPKFEKELADSGGGSWEDAVQINYLEGALNYTLRDRLISVTVIPTTFNEYAELLLTISSRLDSRDYLPQNRHQKLTGPQKGAVLPPKQSRESACGEDTDQMDWETTKASRALSKKSPRRDTDRRLLNKHP